The genomic window CCACGGCCCGACTCGAATATTACAAGGCACCCGCGGCCCTTCCCATAGTCGAGCATAGTTCCCTGAAACTTGACCTCCACAGGCGCGATTTCACGATCAATACCCTGGCCATATCTCTCAACAAGAATAATTTCGGGGAGCTCATCGATTTCTTCGGGGGACAACGGGACATCAAAGACAAGACCATCAGGGTCCTCCACAGCCTGAGCTTTGTGGAAGATCCAACGAGGGTCTTCAGGGCCATAAGGTTCGAGCACCGGTTCGGGTTCCAAATAGGCAAGCATACCATGAATCTCATAAAGAATACGGTCAAAATGAATTTTCTTGCGAGAATCCGGGGCAAACGGCTCTGGGCCGAGCTCTCTCTCATCCTCCTCGAGGAAGAGCCGGAAAAAATCCTGCGAAGGCTTCAGGAGTTGGATGTCCTGAGGTTCATATCATCTTATCTCGTTTTCGACAGGGAAAAGGAGAAGCTCTTTCACCAGATCCATGATGTGTACACATGGTACGAACTTCTCTACAAGGACAGGCCCTGCGATAGGATCGCCCTTTATGTGCTGGGTCTCGTGGAACATACGAAACCTTCGGAGATTTCCGAGTTTTGCCGAAAAACGGAGATGACGGAACGGCTGAAACGGAAAATTATCGATGATATGGTGCGAACGAGAGAGGCCATTACACGGCTCACCCCTGCAATTCAGACCATGAAGAGGAGTGAAGCCTACAGGATATACGAGGGGCTTTCCCAGGAGGCCATACTTTTTACCATGGCGCGAACCAGATCGGAAGAGATCAAAAAGTCCCTGTCACACTATATTACCTATACCGATACCTTCAATCCCATCCTTTCCGGAGAAGACCTGAAAAAAATGGGCGTGAGAGAAGGTCCGATTTACAGGGAGATACTGGAGAAGCTGAGGGAGGTAAAAATCGACCACAACCTGAAGACCAGAGACGAAGAAATAGGTTTTGTGAGCGAATTCCTTGCGGGGAGGAGGACGGCCGATGAACGGGCTTCCGACGCCTCTTGAGGTAAGTGTAGCGTGTTACGAAGGCCCCCTGGCGGTTCTTCTCACCCTCATCAAGAAAAATAAAGTAAGTATCTGGGATGTTCCTCTGGCCTCCATCACGGACAGGTTTCTTCAGTATGTCGATCTCATGACGGAAATGAATTTGAGAGTTGCCGAGGATTTTATAGAGATGGCTTCCCTCCTTATCTTCATCAAATCGAAAATGCTACTCCCCTCGGACGATGATACCTCCGAAGAAAACCAAGCCGAGCAGTTCGTGGAGCGTATCATAGAATATGAGAAGATCAGGAACATGTCCCAGGCAATCGATGAGCTGCCCCTGCTCGGCAGGGACGTATTCGGCCGCGGAGTCAGAACCCTCGATCGGGAGATGGAATACGACCTTCTTCATCTCTCAGGGCTCTTCTTCGAGCTTCTCAGGAATAAGGAAGAAAGATATCTGGAGGTACGGGAGATAAAGCCCACGCTCGAAGAAAAGATAAAGGCGCTGAGGGAGGTGCTCGATACCTCCGGCCTGTATGTCTGGAGCGTCGATGGCGAGGAAGAGCAGACCGAGAAAGTGGCGACCATTCTCGGAATGCTCGAGCTGACGAAGATAAAATTGGCTGTCCTCATACAGCGAAGGCCTTTCGGTAAAGTGATCCTGAGGAAGAAGGGACCGCCTGCGCTCGCAGGCGCGTCGCCGGACGCCATTGAAGCTAACCACACGCAACGGTAAAAGGGGGTTTCCATGTCACGGACAAAGAAGACTCTTTTGATTCTCCTCGTAATCATCGTAGTTGTCTTCGCAGGCGCATTTACTATTGGTTTGGTGAGCGGAGGCCTGGGCGACAAAATAGGGGTCGTCGAGATCGAAGGGGTTATCACCCGGTCAGGGGAGACCATGGATGAGATCGTCCGTTTCAGGGAGGACGATTCAATCAAAGGGGTCATTTTAAGGATCAGCTCGCCCGGAGGATCGGTAGGTCCGACACAGGAGATATTCCGGGAGGTCCGGAAGCTCAGGGAAAAGAAGAAGGTCTTTGTCTCCATGGGTTCCGTGTGTGCCTCGGGGGGATATTATATCGCAAGCGCCGGGGACCGTATTTATGCAAATCCCTCGACCATAACGGGGAGTATAGGTGTAATCATGGAACAGACGGTCGTCGAAGACCTTCTGAAAAAGATAGGGATCCAGACCAATACGCTCAAAGCGGGAGAATTCAAAGATGTGGGCTCGCCCTTCAGAAAAATGCGTCCTGAAGAAAAGGCTTACCTTGAGCAAATCCTCAAGGACATTCATGAGCAGTTCATCTCCGATATGGCCGCGGGCAGAGGACTGACCCTCGAAAAAGCGAGGGCCCTTTCTGATGGAAAGATATTTACGGGGACCCGCGCAATGGAGCTGAAGCTCGTGGACCGCATCGGCACCTTCTATGATTGCCGGGATGATCTTAAGAAGACACTCAATATCAAGGGAAAACCCGTTTTGATCCGGGCAAAAAAGCCATTCTCCCTTCTCCGGCTGCTGGTCTCTTCGACGGCAGATGAACTGATGTCCCGGAGTAACGCGGCCCCCTTCTCTTTCCTCCT from Syntrophorhabdaceae bacterium includes these protein-coding regions:
- the sppA gene encoding signal peptide peptidase SppA, which produces MSRTKKTLLILLVIIVVVFAGAFTIGLVSGGLGDKIGVVEIEGVITRSGETMDEIVRFREDDSIKGVILRISSPGGSVGPTQEIFREVRKLREKKKVFVSMGSVCASGGYYIASAGDRIYANPSTITGSIGVIMEQTVVEDLLKKIGIQTNTLKAGEFKDVGSPFRKMRPEEKAYLEQILKDIHEQFISDMAAGRGLTLEKARALSDGKIFTGTRAMELKLVDRIGTFYDCRDDLKKTLNIKGKPVLIRAKKPFSLLRLLVSSTADELMSRSNAAPFSFLLK
- a CDS encoding segregation/condensation protein A, producing the protein MNGLPTPLEVSVACYEGPLAVLLTLIKKNKVSIWDVPLASITDRFLQYVDLMTEMNLRVAEDFIEMASLLIFIKSKMLLPSDDDTSEENQAEQFVERIIEYEKIRNMSQAIDELPLLGRDVFGRGVRTLDREMEYDLLHLSGLFFELLRNKEERYLEVREIKPTLEEKIKALREVLDTSGLYVWSVDGEEEQTEKVATILGMLELTKIKLAVLIQRRPFGKVILRKKGPPALAGASPDAIEANHTQR